The DNA segment ATTTTTCCCTCTAGAATGGATAATGGCTTTGTAATGCTTGTCGCTATGTAAAATGACATCAACACGGCTAGTAATAGAAAGACAACGCTTGTAATGACGATGATCTTTAACATGGTGGAAAGATAATCAAACAATTCGTTTTTTGGAATAATAGTTACTGCTTTCCATTTGGATGTGTTGGAAGTAGCCGTAATTAAATACGAGTCCTTATTTTCTTTTGTTTCCTTTCTAAATCCATCTATATACTTAAAATTCTCCCCTAATATAGTAGCAGCCTTGCTTCCTATCTCATTTTTATTTTTGCTATAGATAATATTTTTTTGGTCATCCACTAGATAAAATTTTGTATGTTTCGTAAAGTGTATATCACTCCACAAGTTCTTTAGCTTATCGATACCTATATTAATGATAATTAGACCTAACTTCTCTTTGGTATAAGGATTAACAATTGCTCGTCCAATAGAAACGACTGGCTCATCTTTGTAAGAAAAGAGTTTATTAGGATGAACTCCAACGGGAACATATACGCCTCCCTTTTTTACTATCTCTTGTATATAGGGCTCCTTGATGAACTCCTTTTCAAAATAAGCGTGGTCCATGTACTCCAGGTTACTCCGTCCTACAATGAAGTGATTCTTGCTCTGATAAATAAATGCAGAGTCTATGATTTTACTATATAAAAAGAAATCACTTTGAATTTTACCATTAACAGTGGAAAAATCCCGTTGCCTTTCGTATAAGGGATACTTAAACGTTGAGTAATCCTTTCCCATAATCTGATAAATTTGTTGATCCTGTAGTGGATACATTGATAAGGAAAGTAATGGATGTAGTGCGGTATCAATGTTTTTGACAATTTGTCGATTGCTCTCAACAGCCGCATCCAATAACATATCCCTATTAGAATTGACAAATAACCAAGACAAACTTCCACCAATAATCGTAAAAGATAAAATAAGTAAACTGGAGAATGAGATTACTAGCTTATATCTTAAGTTCAAATGTAAAAACCATTTCTTCATACTTTTCATCTTATAATCCACTCTTTAACCTAAATTTTGCTACATAAATCATATTCAATTATAACATGTATATACAACTTACATAAAACGGTTTCAGGCACCCGATTATAGGTAATTTTTAATAATGCGTTTTTTCTTGGTATAATAGATAATGTTTTTCAGATAACACTTGAGGTGACGTTGAAATAGAAAGATTAAAGTATGATAACGAATTAGATATTACCCAAAAAAAAAGAACGACCTATATATACACTTACGCCTATTCTGAGGATGAACGCTCCTTGTGTGCTTTGGAAATGCGCTCATTATTCGGAGAGGAGTCTCAATCACATGTCTTGGAAAGCATCGTAAAAATTAACCCTAGCCGAAGCCCTTTTATTAAGGAAAGAATTACTCTGTTATTTGAAGCAGAAATCCTTGAGGATCTTTTTATACAGGTGAATACTTTACAACTATGCGGGGCCACGTTTAAAGTCACTTATGTGAAAAATAGCGGTCAGAAAAAAAGTGAAAGAGACGGATTCGAGAAACGACGTGCAATTGAACGAGAAATTGGATTACACATCGTTGGTAAGGCCGACCTTCGTCATCCCGATCGATTGTTTTGCGTGATGAAGGTCAATGGCAGATGGGTATTCGGTGAATATAAGAAAAGTGAGTCGGTGTGGTTTCGACATCAGCAGAAACCCAATAGCTACTCCACTGCACTCAGCACGCGTGTGGCTAGAGCGGTCGTAAACATTTCCATCCCAAAACCAGAAGGAATTAAGGCCATCGATCCTTGCTGCGGAATTGGAACTGTCCTAGTTGAAGCA comes from the Neobacillus sp. PS2-9 genome and includes:
- a CDS encoding histidine kinase; amino-acid sequence: MKSMKKWFLHLNLRYKLVISFSSLLILSFTIIGGSLSWLFVNSNRDMLLDAAVESNRQIVKNIDTALHPLLSLSMYPLQDQQIYQIMGKDYSTFKYPLYERQRDFSTVNGKIQSDFFLYSKIIDSAFIYQSKNHFIVGRSNLEYMDHAYFEKEFIKEPYIQEIVKKGGVYVPVGVHPNKLFSYKDEPVVSIGRAIVNPYTKEKLGLIIINIGIDKLKNLWSDIHFTKHTKFYLVDDQKNIIYSKNKNEIGSKAATILGENFKYIDGFRKETKENKDSYLITATSNTSKWKAVTIIPKNELFDYLSTMLKIIVITSVVFLLLAVLMSFYIATSITKPLSILEGKMRQVSDGNMNVKMDIEHGEIGKISKTIDIMLTEIRVLIGKIYKEEEEKRRLELMALQSQIRPHFMYNTINVIKWMAKIQGASGIEEALSAFSSVIRLTAKTVNERVTIKEEVEFIKNYTKILEFRYFNKFEVSFEIEPSVLEYKTIKFLLQPLVENAVFHAFDDIDYKGKITIQIYEDSQDIVMKICDNGRGITDGDFDNELLNKEGSDQLNSIGVSNIRKRIQLNFGENYGLWITSQETGGTLAKLIVPIIK
- a CDS encoding RNA methyltransferase, with the protein product MEMRSLFGEESQSHVLESIVKINPSRSPFIKERITLLFEAEILEDLFIQVNTLQLCGATFKVTYVKNSGQKKSERDGFEKRRAIEREIGLHIVGKADLRHPDRLFCVMKVNGRWVFGEYKKSESVWFRHQQKPNSYSTALSTRVARAVVNISIPKPEGIKAIDPCCGIGTVLVEALSMGIDMVGSDRNPLILPGARENIAHFGFDGEITLADIRDITGHYDVAIIDLPYNLCSVISPEVQLEMLQSARRIAEKVVVVTVEPIDEILIKAGFSIIDRAVAKKSVFIREVIVCN